From Marinilabiliales bacterium:
ATAACGTAGAACGGAAGTGCCTGGTCATACTGGTTGCGTATTGTTACCACGACGTTATTGTTCCTGATTACCGGGCTGGCCTGTTTATGGAACTGAAGATCAAGAGAGGTGCCCCTCTCCCCTTCCAGTATTGTGAACCTGTTCTGTGCCCAGTAATCATCACCGGATACATCCAGCAACTGACCCTGCCGCTCAACCGAAACCAGCCTGATAATACCGTCATAGTCCCAGTCAAAGTTAGAGATCTCAACGGTAATTGTTTCATCATCTATGTATGGATAGATATGGGAAACCTGGCTGGGGTCGTTCCAGAGCCTGAAAGTGTAGCTGTATGCGAACGCGTTGCCCCCTTCAACGGGTATGTTCTGGTCGGGGCTTGTGGAGAGGAAATAGCGATAGAGGTTACCGTCATCTCCCTCAACTCCCTGTGCAATGATCTTGAACACATTCCCGCGGAACTTCTCCACGTATTCACCCTCCATGGGGTTGAACGGGCCAAAAGTATACCAGGCAGCATCGTATTCGGGTTCATAGCCGAACGTCCTTGAGGCAATAAGGTTGCCGCTCCGGTAGTTGCCATCGGGCCCGGTACCCTGTGCGTCGGGGTGTGACCATGTTTCAGGCCCCCCGTAAACGGAAAAATTTACTTTTGTGTTCCAGTACCCGTTTATTTCGTCATACTGGCCTCCGGTTACCGGATTATAAACCCTAATATAAACAGGATCGGTATGATCTTCAGGAATCAGGAAAAAGAAAGTCTGTGTAAAATTGTCATCGCCCCAGGAAGGGCATGCATCACCGCCGAAAGTCACAAGCCAGGGTATGTTTTCATCGGGGGCGGGAACCGGCTGCGAGTGTGCCGTAAAGAAGAGTAGATGCCCCATGATTATCAGGATTGACAGATTTCTCATTGTTCGTTATGCTTTTGTTTTTTGGATCGGATAAAATTAACTATTGTCGTTTATACGGTAAATTTACCAAACTGTTTCTTTTTTTCAGGATCAAACATCTGCAAAAACGGGTCAGGTTATGCAGTTATGCCTGCATAGTATCAAATACCGTGCCCCGCCTGTTTCTCTGGCAAAAGTCAGATGGCAAGGGAAGGTATAACTGCTGGATCTACTGATTTTCCAGAACCACAATCTCCTTGTACACACACAACCTTCTGTATCCAAACGGGGAATTGGGGTCAGAAATTACTCCCAAAGTAATTATGTAGGTTCCGGGATAGTCATATGTGTGGTTAATTATCTCCCCGGTAGTTTTTGTGCCGTCGCCCAGCTCCCAGTAATACTCATCAATGTCAAAGTTGCGCAGGTAGGTGTCAGTTGCATCGATGCTGATTTGCTGTCCCGCAAAGACCGTATCAGGAGCATTGATATAGGGCTGTTCAACCCTGGGGGTGGTGAAGTTGTAGAATGCAACATTGGACTGTGCCTCTCCGGTGATGACATCAATTACATCGAGCCTGACGGTATATGTCCCCAACTCACTGAAACAGTGTTCCGCTTCCAGTCCCCTTATCCTGGTGCCGTCGCCCATGTCCCACAGCAGGTATAGGGTTGTGGTGTCAACATTTTCAGCCCTCTGCTCATAGAAAACAAAGCAGAGCTGCTCCTCCTGTATCGTTTCACAATCTGTGAACAGTGGGAATGTTGAGGTAAAGGAATATATATTGTCTGTACCCTCCCTGTTTGATGAGAAATAACCGTTTGTAAGTTCCCTGTCGGCAATGAAACCAAAATCATCATATTCTGAATTGAATGGGGCTGGCATTTTAACGGGTGACTGCCAGTTTTCTTCCCGCCGGAAGGTGTAATAGAGGTCAAGTGTTTCCCCGTTGGTCCTGTTGGAGGAGAAGTAGAGCCTTCCCCCCTGGTGTTTATAGGGGAAGACTTCATCTCCGGCTGAATTCACCTCGCTGCCGAGGTTGACAGGAGGAGACCAGCTGTATGCCTGAAGGGTAGATTCATAAATATCCATTCCACCGTATCCTCCGGGCATGTCGCCTGCAAAAAAGAGTGTCCTGCCGTCGCTGCTGATGGTTGGGTGTGCCAGGTTGTAGTTGTTGCTGTTATAGGGAAAGGGTCTTATATTGGTCCAACTGCCGCCGGCATAATCTGCCATAAAAATGCCAAGTCTTGAGGGATCCCTGCCACTGCCGGGAATATTCCTGGTAAAAAAGATCGTGGACCCGTCCGGTGAAAAACTTACAGGCCCGTCATGATAGTTGCTTTTCAGGCTCCTGTCAAGAAGTGAGGGATCCTCCCATCTGCCGGACCTCCTGCGGGAGGTTTTATATATGTTAAAAAGATTCTCCCCTTCATCTGTTGTACGGGTAACAATTACACTCATTCTGCGGTTTGTTGTAAAAACAATCCCGTCGTCGTAATATGCCGGTGCAAATTCATCGAACCTGTCGGTTGTGAAAGGGAGGCGGGTGATCTCATAGAAGTCATTCTGTTGCGCATCATTAGTTGCGCCGGCAAGGAGGATAAGTGTCAGTATTAATATTGGTTTCCTCATTGTTAAAAGTATCGGGGGTTAACAGCACTGACCCTGAACCTGAAATCATATATAAGCGCTATTTCATGAGAACCGCTATGGTAGCTGCTCAGTTTTCCCATGGAGTAGTCGTATGTATAACCCAGCCGCAGCCTGTCATTAATCTGGATCTTTACCAGTCCGACCAGGGCATCCTCTATCCTGTATGATGCACCTATCCATATCAGGTCTCCAAGGATAAAGGAGAGGTTGGCGTCTACCTGGACCGGGTGGTTTTCATTGTACTTGACAAGAAAACTGGGCTTGATCTTAAACCCTCTGCTCCCTGTCACAAAACCCGCGGTAACCAGGTAATTATAGTTGCTGTAATCATGATATATAACTGCTTTACCGTTTCTCGTGCTGTCACTGAGGAAATATGGAACTGATGCCCCCAGGAAAAATCTTCCGGTATAGTAGTAGATGCCAAATCCGATATTCGGAAGCATGTCATGAGTTGCAGGTTCGCTGAAAACCATATCACCGGGGTCATGCAATGATATCCGGCTCCAGTTGGCGCTTCTGCTGATGCCTCCGGCCTTGAGTCCAAGCGCCAGCCGTCCTCTGCCGGCAGGAATCCTGTAGGCATAATTAAAATAGAGGCTGGTATTGTTTCTTACATCAATCTGTTCATTGTTGAGAAAAATTCCCAGGGCTACGTTTTCATTCCTCATAGGGGCGTGCATGCTGAGTGTCTGCGATACCGGGGCCCCGTCAAATCCAACCCACTGGTTCCTGTAACCAAGGGTTATGTTAAAAACATCGCGGCTTCCTGCATAGGCAGGGTTGAGCGCCAGTCCGTTCAGCATATACTGGCTGTAAACCGGGAAAAGGTGCTGTGCATTCAGCTTGGAAAATGCAATGAAAAAGATCAATATAGCGGTAATTATCTTCAATTGTATTGTTTTATCGCCTTAAAACTATGAAACCCTTGTATGTGTATTTGTTGTCAACGCTGATAATATAGTAATATGTGTCTTCGGGAAGGTGCACCCCGCTGTTGTTTCTTCCGTCCCAGTCGTTCATGTAATTGTTGCTCCTGAATACGACATTACCCTGCCGGTTGAATATTGTAAGCTCATTGGTAGTAGAATTTTCAAGTCCCCGGATAATAAAGGTGTCGTTAAACCCGCTGTTGTTCGGTGAGAATCCGGTGGGGGCGTCAATATCCCTTATTAGTATTGTGACCATATCTGATACGGGCTGGCATACCCCGTTATATAAGGTCCATGAGAAGATGTTCTCTCCGAAACCCAGCCCGGTCACTTCTGTACTGGGGCTGTCGGGAAAAACAATGTTCGCCCCTCCTTCGACAACTTCCCATTTCCCATAAGCTTCGGGCATGCCCGGAGGCAGTTCGGCACCAAGGAGGGTTTCAAATGTGTAATAGTATTCCTGGTCTTCTCCTGCGAAGGTGTTCTCAGGCTGTTCATAAAAAGTCACCGTGATATTGTCATCTGCCCGGCACCTCCAGTTAGTCTCGGTCCACGTAAGGGTATATGTGCCGTATTCTTCTACCGTAACCGTTGCCCCGGGATTTGAAGGGCCGGGGCTGAAGGTTGCGTTGCCTGATGATATTTCCCACATACCCCTGCCAAGGGTTGCCGCTGCGTCAAGACTGAACGTGGGTCCGCAAATATCGCCTCCTGTCCCGGGATCCGGTTCAGGGAAAGCATAGACTCTTCCACTTAATGATCCGGTAAGATGCTTTTCGGGGACTGAACAGCCAAACCCGTCAACCAAACTGTAAAAGGTGTATGAATAATCTGATGAATCAGGGGTTGACGGAGTTACTTTCGTGCTGAAGTCAGGAGAAACAAGTCCTTCGGCTGTAAATAACTGCGATCCGTCTGTATATACAAGATCCATAGGAAACTCTCCATTGAACGTGAAAGCCAGATCAATCTGTTCGCCTTCACAGATAGTGTCGTTTATACCGGAAATGCTGCCAAAGGACAGGGGATAGAATTCAGCAACCGTGATATTGCTTGTATCCCGGCATGCATCATTCTCTCCGCTGAAGACAATTCTTCTGAAGGAGGTTGTATCTGAAAGGGGAGGGGCCATGTAATCCCTTTCATCCGGATCCCCCTCTGCTGTCTCCCATGGTGAGCTTCCGGCCGATATTTCCCACCGGTAACTGTAAATGCCGTCACCACCCTCAGGTTCACTGCCTTCAAACAGCTCAGGAGCCGCCATATAACAGATGACCTGGCTTTCAGATATTGTATTTCCGGATATGAGCGGCAGCACTATGATGGTGTGCGGGGGACTTGTATCCTGGCACTCCCCCGATTCGGCTGTTCTGCGGTAACGTGTTGTGCCTGTAAGCGAACCGGGAGAATATGACGAAGATGTCCATCCCCCGTTGACAGGGTTCCAGCTGCCATCCTTGTCAGTTTCCCATGAATAGCTGTATGATCCGTCACCAAGTCCCCCGGCAAGGGCAACAGGAGCCGATATGCCCCCGGGTGTGTCGCCGTGGCATATTGTCTGGTCATCATCCAGAAGGTTGTTGCGTATTTCAGGATGCACATCTATGGCCACAAAACCAGAAGTGTCAATGCACACTCCCGAAGTCACAACCCTGATAAAAAGCGTGGTGTCAGCCAGCGGGGGAGGAAGGTAATTAACACCGCCGTTGTTCGCCTCCACCTGGGTCCACTGCCGGGTCTCTTCAGTATAGAAGTTCCAGTCATATTCGAAAGTACCTGTGCCGCCCTGAAAAGGAATGTCGCCGTCCAGCCGGCCGGGCTGGTCCCCTGCACATATGGTTTGGTTGTTGTATATTACATTGCCCAGTATCTTCGGCTCAACAGCTATTGTCAGTATATTGCTTGAATCTATTACCGGGGGAAAATCCTTGTCTTCAACTATCCTCATGAATTCAGTTGATTCAGTCAGCGGTCCGGGTTGATAATCCCGCTCCTCGGCCCCGGCTATCACGGTCCATTCCGTATCTCCCGCGGGACGTCTCAGCCAGAAGAATTCATATGGCCTTTCGCCTCCCCTGGGAATGGTGCCCTCCAGTATATCGGGGGTGTTCTCTTCACAAATAGTCAGCCTTTCAGTTCGTATGCCGTTGAAAAGTATTCCGTTGAGGGAGATTTCAAGCTGTTCTATCAATCCTCCCGGGGTGCCAATGCTAGATTCGTTCGGTTCATTCTGGATTGTGTTGGTCCCGCTCGGGCCGGGCAGTACCACCGTATTTGCCCCCTCCGGAAGTCCCGGTCCTGAATGGATTATTACTCCGCCACCGCCGCCGCCACCGGGCCCACCCATGTCGGAGTGCTCTACATCACCACCTTTGCCGCCCCGTGCAAACATGTTGACAACTCCCCTGTAGTGGTCGATGGATGCCACTATGGTTCCGCCGCCGCCGCCACCACCGGCGCCCGCAGCGGCGATACCGGTGACCGATTCACCGTCTGCTATGATAGCAGCTTCATCGCTTCCTTCAATATAGTTTGCCACGATTATGACCATTCCGCCTCCGCGTCCGCCACTCGTGGCATTCCTTTCAGATGAGCCTGTTGCGCCTCCGCCCGCTCCTGCCATGTACAGCCTGTTCCGGAAATTAGCCGATGCATCGAAAAGCTGGTCCCTCAGCCAGTACCCACCGGCACCACCTGTATCAAAACCCGGATCGCTGCAGGTTTCCGTTTCATTTCCCCCGAAACCTCCCTGGCCGAAATTGGCCCCTCCTCCTCCTCCTGAGAAGAGTCCGTTACCACCCCCTCCTCCCGTGGCGAAGCGCCCTTTCCCTTTTGCGAATTGATCGTCAAGGAGGAAATTATCTGCATCAACAATATAATAAGTTGCCGAGCCTTCACCTTTCCGGCCTGCCTTCTCCGAGCCTTCAGGGAATGACTGGGCGCTGTATGTTCCGGGGTCGGATGCGGCGCATACCTCACTGGTAATCATTACCGGCTCCGCCCCTCTGAATCCTGCTGCTGAAAGGTCTATGTTATCTTCCAGATAAAGGGTGTTTGTTACGATAAGCGCAACTATTCCTCCTTTTTCACCGTCCCAGGGCGTTGCGGTCAGGGGGCCTGTGACAGTTACATTTTCATACCCCCTTACTCTTACAAGCTGTAAAGTTTCAACGGCCGAATACTCTTTGAGGAACTCCCTCGTGAAGGTTATGGTGTTCCCGGAAATGTCGCTGATTATCAGGAATTCATAATTGCCTGCATTGTTTATGTTCTGCTGTTTTCCGTAGTCTGCCGGGGGACTGGTAAGGATGCCGAGTCCTTTCATCTGGATCAGCAGCACCGTGTCCCTTGGCTGGAATATTGACGCGTCCTTAACGGTAACGGACTGGTTACTTTCAACCGATTCTACAGCTGCATATTCATTAATTGTGCCAGAAATTCTTGACTGTGACTGAAGATGCTGTGCAACTGAAAAAAACAAAACCGTCAGCAGGAGTAATTGCAGGGTTTTTGTTGCTTCCTTTCTAATGACCGTATTATTGGCTAAGCTGGTGTATTTCAGGAACACAGACAGAGTTGTTTATATTATTGCCGGAAGCCAGGGTATTATTAAACATTTCCCGGTACCGCCAAACAAATATAGCAATTAGTTGCATATTTGCTAACGACACGCATAAAGATTTTTATCCGGCAACCGGGGCGCACAAATATATTCTGAAAGACCTGCCGGCCATGCATCTACTTACTTTCATCATCATATGACCCTGCCTCCATGTTTTTGGGACCGGCCAGTGGCAGTCTGAACCAGAAGCAACTGCCTTTATTATATTCACTCGAGAACCCTACAGAGCCCCCATACTGTTCTGCGATATTCTTTACTATTGCTAATCCCAGTCCCGTACCACCTGACTTTGATGTGAAGTATGGGGTAAACATCTTGTCTTTTATGGAAGGATGGATGCCTTCCCCGTTATCGGTTATCTCTACAAGAGCCATATCCTCCTCCCTTTTGAGCTCAATTGTTATCTCACCGCTTCGGTCTTTTGGGATTGCCTGTGTAGAGTTTTTCAGAAGGTTGACCAGGATACGGTTAAGTTGCATCCGGTCAGAGATTACGTGAAGGTCATCATTCCCGTTAAGCCTTAGATCGATATTTAAATTACCTGAATTGGAGAATAATCCTGATACATTCTTTATGGTATCAGTAATATTGACCGGCTCTCTTACTGCACCGGGCAGTTTTGCAAAATGGGAAAAGGCAGTCGCGATAGATGAGAGATGGTCAATCTGCTCGACCAGGTTTCCGGTTGTTTTTTTGAGGATATCTTCCCAGTTGTCTGTCTTGTCCTCCCAGGCTCTCTGAAGATGCTGGATGCTCAGTTTCATGGGTGTGAGCGGATTTTTGATCTCGTGTGCTATCTGTTTGGCCATTTCCCGCCAGGCGCTCTCCCGTTCTGACCTTGCCAGAATACCGGCGCTGTTTTCGAGTTCCTCCACCATTCTGTTGTATTCCCTTATCAGACTGCCTATTTCATCGTCACTTTCATAATCTATCTGTTCGTTTTTTCTGCCTAATGACAGTTCGCGGAGTTTATCCTGTATGAGCTGCAGGGGTTTGGTAATGGTATTTGATACAATTACTGCGATCAGGATCGTGATCAGTATAAGTACGGCATAAATGTTGGCAACTGCAACCACCAGGGTATAGATCTCTTTTGTCAGTATGTAGTGCCTCGTGAAGTAAGGCAGGTTAAGGTATGCGAGTATTTCATTATTCGTATTGGTGAAGGGTACATACGCCGAGAGGTAGGAGAGGTTGCTGATTGACTCGCTGTGAACAAAACGTGCATTGTTGTTTATTACCATCTCCGAATAGGCAACCGGATTCATCTTCTCTCCAGTGAGGCCCAGATCAAACACTTCGGGCCGTGAAGAAGCATAAAGGTCACCTTCAGTATCATACAGGTTGATGTCTGTGTAAAATACATTCGAGAATTGTATCAGCAGTTCAGTCACGTAATACCTCATATCAGGTGAAAGCTCCCTTTCAATGCCCAGCCGGTATTCCAGTTCAATCAGCACTGATTGTATCTTTTCGGTAATATTCTCAAATTGTTTGTTTTCAAATTGCATTATGTTGTAGTAGACCGTGCCGGCACCGATTATTATGAGAGATAAAAGCAGGACCCCGATCATTGAGAATTTGATCTTGTTCTTGAAGTTGACCCGCAACTTCTTCAGCCTCGGAGGATATTTGCATACAAGCAGTGCAAGTCCGTACAATAAATAAAAGAATGCAAAGCTGTATGAAAAGGATGTAATAAGGTCGATGGTGGTTGTGAGAGGTTTGCTTACTATAATAACATTGTCGTCGTCAACCCTGTATGTGAGGTGTTCATAACCTCCTTCCCGCACAAAACCCATCTGATAGTCACTTTCAGTATCTAAATGGAGTCTGAGCGGATAGGAATATGTTCCTGTCCGCGTAATTAGCTGTCCCTTATTATACTTGGCATTTGAGTACTGAGTAGCAGAAGGGGGTCTGGAAAATTTGCCTTCAAGCAGAAGCTCGGGATAACCAAGCTGGTCACTCAG
This genomic window contains:
- a CDS encoding type IX secretion system membrane protein PorP/SprF, whose product is MQLKIITAILIFFIAFSKLNAQHLFPVYSQYMLNGLALNPAYAGSRDVFNITLGYRNQWVGFDGAPVSQTLSMHAPMRNENVALGIFLNNEQIDVRNNTSLYFNYAYRIPAGRGRLALGLKAGGISRSANWSRISLHDPGDMVFSEPATHDMLPNIGFGIYYYTGRFFLGASVPYFLSDSTRNGKAVIYHDYSNYNYLVTAGFVTGSRGFKIKPSFLVKYNENHPVQVDANLSFILGDLIWIGASYRIEDALVGLVKIQINDRLRLGYTYDYSMGKLSSYHSGSHEIALIYDFRFRVSAVNPRYF
- a CDS encoding gliding motility-associated C-terminal domain-containing protein, with product MFLKYTSLANNTVIRKEATKTLQLLLLTVLFFSVAQHLQSQSRISGTINEYAAVESVESNQSVTVKDASIFQPRDTVLLIQMKGLGILTSPPADYGKQQNINNAGNYEFLIISDISGNTITFTREFLKEYSAVETLQLVRVRGYENVTVTGPLTATPWDGEKGGIVALIVTNTLYLEDNIDLSAAGFRGAEPVMITSEVCAASDPGTYSAQSFPEGSEKAGRKGEGSATYYIVDADNFLLDDQFAKGKGRFATGGGGGNGLFSGGGGGANFGQGGFGGNETETCSDPGFDTGGAGGYWLRDQLFDASANFRNRLYMAGAGGGATGSSERNATSGGRGGGMVIIVANYIEGSDEAAIIADGESVTGIAAAGAGGGGGGGTIVASIDHYRGVVNMFARGGKGGDVEHSDMGGPGGGGGGGVIIHSGPGLPEGANTVVLPGPSGTNTIQNEPNESSIGTPGGLIEQLEISLNGILFNGIRTERLTICEENTPDILEGTIPRGGERPYEFFWLRRPAGDTEWTVIAGAEERDYQPGPLTESTEFMRIVEDKDFPPVIDSSNILTIAVEPKILGNVIYNNQTICAGDQPGRLDGDIPFQGGTGTFEYDWNFYTEETRQWTQVEANNGGVNYLPPPLADTTLFIRVVTSGVCIDTSGFVAIDVHPEIRNNLLDDDQTICHGDTPGGISAPVALAGGLGDGSYSYSWETDKDGSWNPVNGGWTSSSYSPGSLTGTTRYRRTAESGECQDTSPPHTIIVLPLISGNTISESQVICYMAAPELFEGSEPEGGDGIYSYRWEISAGSSPWETAEGDPDERDYMAPPLSDTTSFRRIVFSGENDACRDTSNITVAEFYPLSFGSISGINDTICEGEQIDLAFTFNGEFPMDLVYTDGSQLFTAEGLVSPDFSTKVTPSTPDSSDYSYTFYSLVDGFGCSVPEKHLTGSLSGRVYAFPEPDPGTGGDICGPTFSLDAAATLGRGMWEISSGNATFSPGPSNPGATVTVEEYGTYTLTWTETNWRCRADDNITVTFYEQPENTFAGEDQEYYYTFETLLGAELPPGMPEAYGKWEVVEGGANIVFPDSPSTEVTGLGFGENIFSWTLYNGVCQPVSDMVTILIRDIDAPTGFSPNNSGFNDTFIIRGLENSTTNELTIFNRQGNVVFRSNNYMNDWDGRNNSGVHLPEDTYYYIISVDNKYTYKGFIVLRR
- a CDS encoding sensor histidine kinase; translation: FKYRYAYSLHLFLVLLVSLFSIAFITSSSSKKEKGVRQVIVMNLANERDQVAEFLFEEIEYKMGRDSFLINNLSGMYYEDYELYNYIEATYFSGYFRNYELQVAPCGHDFDLWLEDVGELVDCYGFFYDMADKQGLPISRNSGFYFLDNLNGRISYLGMILFEFDDYPWEKTLFISLDSKLLSDQLGYPELLLEGKFSRPPSATQYSNAKYNKGQLITRTGTYSYPLRLHLDTESDYQMGFVREGGYEHLTYRVDDDNVIIVSKPLTTTIDLITSFSYSFAFFYLLYGLALLVCKYPPRLKKLRVNFKNKIKFSMIGVLLLSLIIIGAGTVYYNIMQFENKQFENITEKIQSVLIELEYRLGIERELSPDMRYYVTELLIQFSNVFYTDINLYDTEGDLYASSRPEVFDLGLTGEKMNPVAYSEMVINNNARFVHSESISNLSYLSAYVPFTNTNNEILAYLNLPYFTRHYILTKEIYTLVVAVANIYAVLILITILIAVIVSNTITKPLQLIQDKLRELSLGRKNEQIDYESDDEIGSLIREYNRMVEELENSAGILARSERESAWREMAKQIAHEIKNPLTPMKLSIQHLQRAWEDKTDNWEDILKKTTGNLVEQIDHLSSIATAFSHFAKLPGAVREPVNITDTIKNVSGLFSNSGNLNIDLRLNGNDDLHVISDRMQLNRILVNLLKNSTQAIPKDRSGEITIELKREEDMALVEITDNGEGIHPSIKDKMFTPYFTSKSGGTGLGLAIVKNIAEQYGGSVGFSSEYNKGSCFWFRLPLAGPKNMEAGSYDDESK